The Pseudomonas aeruginosa genome includes the window CTTCTTCGGATAGGAATATTCGAACTTCTGCGTCGGGTCGCCCATGTCCTTCGGAATATCCACGACCACCGGCCCCGGACGACCGGACTGCGCCAGGTAGAAGGCCTTCTTGATCACCTCGGGAATTTCCGAGGGATGCTTGATGATGAAGCTGTGCTTCACGATCGGCCGGGAGATCCCGACCATGTCGGTTTCCTGGAACGCATCGGTACCGACCATGTTGCTCGGCACCTGGCCCGACAGGATCACCATCGGGATGGAGTCCATGTATGCGGTGGCGATACCGGTGATGGCGTTGGTCGCGCCCGGGCCGGAAGTCACCAGCACGACACCGGGCTTGCCGGTGGCGCGGGCGTAGCCGTCGGCCATATGGGTAGCCGCCTGTTCGTGGCGCACCAGGATGTGGGTCACGTCGTGCTCCTTGAAGAGCGCGTCGTAGATATGCAGGAGGGCACCACCCGGGTACCCGTAGATGTACTTAACGCCTTCGTCGCGCAACGAGCGGACGACCATTTCAGCGCCAGATAAAAGCTCCACGTTTTCACCTCTAGAACGCTATACGGCCACCCAGGGGCGGGCGACCGAAATTCGGTTGGCTGCCCGGCAGAGCATGGGTGACGGTAGTCACCGGCTACGTCAACTGCCGATTGAGCAAACTTGGAAGGGCGCCTGGTGTTACGGAGCTCTTCCACCCAGCGCGAGGTAACGCGAAGCAGGGTGTAACTTTCGGCGCGGGTAGGCACCTCATGGTCTGCCGGAGAGGGGACTGGGTTGCAGACGGCCCGCTACAGCGAGCTTGGATTCTTCGCATTCGTCGAACGCAAGTCAAGCTTTATTCTGAAAATTATCAAAAAAAATTCCAAGGAAGCTGCCATACCCTTCCATAAAAAAGCTGATCAATGACCAAAAACAGATTTTATGGCTAGAAAATTCCGATTTAGAGCAAACTTTTCCAAAATGCCCATGATTCCCGCGAGGACTTGCCACGGCGAGGCCGTCTCCGGCGGCGGTTGTGATGCCGTGCAGCATGCCGCGCTGGCGGATTTGGTTATAGTTAGCCGCAGTTAGCGCATTCCAAGGACTCCGCATGCGACGCATGATCCTCCCGGCCAGCTTGTTGCTCGCCCTCTCCTCTTTCGCCATGGCCGCCCCGATCTACAAATGGGTCGACGCCGAGGGCGTCACCCACTTCGGCGCACAACCGCCGCAAGGTGCGCAAGCGACCACGGTGAATACCCAGACCGCCCCGCCGCCGGACAACTTCCCCCTGCCCCCCTCGACCCCGGCACCGACCATCCAGCAGAAACCGGCCGATCCCGAGCAGAAGGCGATCGACGACAAGGTGAAGCAGCAAGTGGCGAAGGAAGAGGCCGAGCGCAAGCAGTTCTGCGAAGAGACCCGCAACAACCTCGCGCAACTGAAGAACAACCCGCGCGTAAGGGTCGACGAAGGCAAGGGCGAACTCCGTCGCCTCGGCGAGGAAGAACGCCAGGAGCGAATCGCCAAGGCCGAAAAGGCGATCCA containing:
- a CDS encoding DUF4124 domain-containing protein — encoded protein: MRRMILPASLLLALSSFAMAAPIYKWVDAEGVTHFGAQPPQGAQATTVNTQTAPPPDNFPLPPSTPAPTIQQKPADPEQKAIDDKVKQQVAKEEAERKQFCEETRNNLAQLKNNPRVRVDEGKGELRRLGEEERQERIAKAEKAIQENCR